From the Desulfovibrio sp. JY genome, one window contains:
- a CDS encoding dihydroorotase encodes MTAKSLAIRNVRVPGREGVFDLLVAEGVIRELRAHDAAAPFDDYEGIDGRDMLLMPALTDAHTHLREPGQEWKEDIASGLAAAAAGGFSNIMCMANTTPVNDNAAVTRLMLLRAAESWPNGPRLFPIGALTLGLRGKELAPMGELFEAGCVAFSNDGEPVADTEIFRRALEYAAELAPVIDHCEDPYMAKGSGANEGAMSARLGLRGQPDAAEAIQAARDILLAEYLGVPVHLAHISCRKSVELIADAKKRGVRVTAETCPHYLLMTDAALLGYDSLAKVNPPLRTDDDRLALVEALRAGVIDILATDHAPHAAHEKETPFEDAKNGISGLDTALAALWELVRQGRLTPEDIVTRFAWRPAEIFKLPVNRFAPGDPADFLLFDPEDSWVVTPEALRSKGKNTPLLGQPLTGRVVLTTVGGVVVHDRIRPNGA; translated from the coding sequence GTGACAGCCAAATCCCTGGCCATCCGCAACGTCCGGGTTCCCGGCCGTGAAGGCGTGTTCGACCTGCTTGTGGCCGAAGGCGTGATCCGGGAACTGCGCGCCCATGATGCGGCCGCGCCGTTCGACGATTACGAGGGCATAGACGGCCGCGACATGCTGCTGATGCCGGCCCTGACCGATGCCCACACCCATCTGCGCGAGCCCGGCCAGGAATGGAAGGAGGACATCGCCTCGGGACTGGCCGCCGCGGCCGCCGGCGGGTTTTCCAACATCATGTGCATGGCCAACACCACGCCGGTCAACGACAACGCCGCCGTGACGCGCCTGATGCTGCTCCGCGCGGCCGAGTCCTGGCCCAACGGGCCGCGCCTTTTCCCCATCGGCGCGCTCACCCTGGGGCTTCGCGGCAAGGAACTCGCGCCCATGGGCGAGCTGTTCGAAGCCGGCTGCGTGGCCTTTTCCAACGACGGCGAGCCCGTGGCCGATACCGAAATTTTCCGCCGCGCCCTGGAATACGCCGCCGAGCTGGCCCCGGTCATCGACCATTGCGAGGACCCCTACATGGCCAAGGGATCGGGGGCCAACGAAGGGGCCATGAGCGCGCGCCTGGGCCTTCGCGGCCAGCCCGACGCGGCCGAGGCCATCCAGGCCGCCCGCGATATCCTGCTGGCCGAATACCTGGGCGTTCCCGTGCATCTGGCCCACATTTCCTGCCGCAAATCCGTGGAACTGATCGCCGACGCCAAAAAGCGCGGGGTCAGGGTCACGGCCGAGACCTGCCCGCACTACCTGCTCATGACCGACGCGGCGCTGCTGGGCTACGACAGCCTGGCCAAGGTCAATCCGCCGCTTCGCACCGACGACGACCGGCTGGCCCTGGTCGAGGCCCTGCGCGCCGGCGTCATCGACATCCTGGCCACGGACCACGCCCCCCACGCCGCCCACGAAAAGGAAACGCCCTTCGAGGACGCCAAAAACGGCATCTCGGGCCTGGATACCGCCCTGGCCGCCCTGTGGGAGCTGGTGCGCCAGGGGCGGCTGACCCCCGAGGACATCGTCACCCGCTTTGCCTGGCGTCCGGCCGAAATTTTCAAGCTCCCTGTCAACCGCTTCGCCCCCGGCGACCCGGCCGATTTTCTGCTCTTCGACCCGGAAGATTCCTGGGTCGTCACCCCCGAAGCCCTGCGCTCCAAAGGCAAGAACACGCCGCTTCTGGGCCAGCCGCTCACCGGCCGCGTGGTGCTGACCACCGTCGGCGGCGTCGTGGTGCACGACCGTATCCGCCCCAACGGAGCCTGA